In Desulfovibrio sp. 86, the following proteins share a genomic window:
- the grdC gene encoding glycine/sarcosine/betaine reductase complex component C subunit beta, which produces MKTVGVKAAAYCLNFAPELALHHGGTPSQERKAKPDSEFLRELPKHAQTYEQAIAYAPNKTYVGVMSVDELASAPAPWIDNLSTPERFGKFGEIMPEDEFIGLMDICDVFDLIWLEQGFAAAVGPKLAQNPLMGEKQLARLEKGRPEAELLEAIEKQHALPIYFENKIVACCRRAHDTDENLEASIMLENLACKASGVLCLMHLIKNAGMEPTDIDFVVECSEEAVGDAMQRGGGNMAKAVAEIAECTNASGFDVRGFCAAPVAAIISAASMVASGVRPNVAVISGGSVPKLYMNARDHIKKGVVPLENCIGSFALLLTPDDGQTPVIRLDCIGKHSVGAGASPQAITSALTFEPLSRVGLKLTDVDKYAPELHNAEITLPAGAGNVPEANYKMIAALSVMKGQIERGDIPAFVEQKGMPGFVQTQGHIPSGVPYMGHAMEALKSGAIKRAMIIGKGSLFLGRLTNLADGASFIMEGPGTGAGAAAETISQSDVTEMLLTALGDVAANLQKS; this is translated from the coding sequence ATGAAAACTGTCGGCGTCAAAGCTGCCGCCTACTGTCTGAATTTTGCACCGGAACTGGCCCTGCACCATGGCGGCACCCCCTCCCAGGAACGCAAGGCCAAGCCCGATTCCGAATTCCTGCGCGAACTGCCCAAGCATGCGCAAACGTACGAACAGGCCATTGCCTACGCCCCCAACAAGACTTACGTGGGCGTCATGAGTGTGGATGAGCTCGCAAGCGCCCCCGCGCCCTGGATTGACAACCTGAGCACGCCCGAACGCTTTGGCAAGTTCGGCGAGATCATGCCTGAGGACGAATTTATCGGCCTTATGGACATCTGCGACGTGTTTGATCTTATCTGGCTGGAACAGGGCTTTGCCGCCGCTGTGGGCCCCAAGCTGGCCCAAAATCCCCTCATGGGCGAAAAGCAGCTTGCCCGGCTTGAAAAGGGCCGCCCCGAAGCCGAACTGCTGGAAGCCATTGAAAAGCAGCACGCCCTGCCCATCTACTTCGAGAACAAGATCGTGGCCTGCTGCAGACGCGCCCACGACACGGATGAAAACCTCGAAGCCAGCATCATGCTGGAAAACCTGGCCTGCAAGGCCAGCGGCGTGCTCTGCCTGATGCACCTCATCAAGAACGCCGGTATGGAACCCACGGACATTGATTTTGTGGTGGAATGCTCCGAAGAGGCCGTGGGCGACGCCATGCAGCGCGGCGGCGGCAACATGGCCAAGGCCGTTGCCGAAATAGCCGAGTGCACCAATGCCAGCGGCTTTGACGTGCGCGGCTTCTGCGCGGCCCCTGTGGCGGCCATCATCAGCGCGGCCAGCATGGTCGCCAGCGGCGTGCGCCCCAATGTGGCCGTCATCAGCGGCGGCTCCGTGCCCAAGCTGTACATGAACGCGCGCGACCATATCAAAAAGGGCGTCGTGCCGCTGGAAAACTGCATCGGCAGCTTTGCCCTGCTGCTTACCCCCGACGACGGCCAGACCCCGGTCATCCGCCTTGACTGCATCGGCAAGCACAGCGTGGGCGCGGGCGCTTCACCGCAGGCCATTACCTCTGCCCTGACCTTTGAGCCCCTGTCCCGCGTGGGCCTCAAGCTGACGGATGTGGACAAGTACGCTCCGGAACTGCACAACGCCGAAATCACCCTGCCCGCAGGGGCCGGCAACGTGCCCGAAGCCAACTACAAGATGATCGCGGCCCTTTCCGTCATGAAAGGACAGATTGAACGCGGCGACATCCCCGCCTTTGTCGAGCAAAAAGGCATGCCCGGCTTTGTGCAGACCCAGGGGCACATCCCCTCCGGCGTTCCCTATATGGGGCACGCCATGGAAGCCCTCAAAAGTGGCGCCATCAAACGCGCCATGATCATCGGCAAGGGCAGCCTCTTCTTGGGCCGCCTGACAAACCTGGCCGACGGCGCTTCCTTCATTATGGAAGGCCCGGGCACGGGCGCTGGCGCCGCCGCCGAGACCATCAGCCAGAGCGACGTGACAGAAATGCTGCTCACGGCTCTTGGCGACGTGGCCGCCAACCTGCAAAAAAGTTAG
- the grdD gene encoding glycine/sarcosine/betaine reductase complex component C subunit alpha has protein sequence MVRQENQRALLGKALEDLVTRARSGKPLCRIGLMAAGGEHPQKEFLCAAAAAMREDAALIVTGVGPRPVDPLPAGMEWIETGCDGGELAAAMEKALDEGRIQGAVALHYPFPLGVTTVGRVTTPGTGAPMFVASSTGMSAAHRQEAMLRNAVLGVAVAKSLGICRPSLGVLNLDAAPQVLRALTRMVEKGYALNLGQSARSDGGSLLRGNDLLRGTVDVCVTDTLTGNVLMKLFSAFTSGGLYETTGWGYGPSAGEGWNKVVSIVSRASGAPVMANALAYTAAAVRGNLPQMVAEELRLARAAGLDDELAAFAKTDAAPAETVQAPPAEPTDEEIHGIDVLDLEQAVRCLWKEKIYAEAAMGCTGPVVKLASANVDKARTLLAAAGYI, from the coding sequence ATGGTCAGGCAAGAAAACCAGCGCGCCCTCCTGGGCAAAGCCCTTGAGGACCTGGTGACGCGCGCGCGCAGCGGCAAGCCGTTGTGCCGCATAGGCCTCATGGCCGCTGGCGGCGAACACCCGCAAAAAGAGTTTCTCTGCGCTGCGGCCGCCGCCATGCGGGAAGACGCCGCGCTTATCGTGACGGGGGTCGGGCCCAGGCCCGTTGATCCCCTGCCCGCAGGCATGGAGTGGATCGAAACTGGCTGCGATGGCGGCGAGCTGGCTGCAGCCATGGAAAAAGCCCTGGACGAAGGTCGCATCCAGGGTGCTGTGGCCCTGCACTATCCCTTCCCCCTTGGGGTCACCACAGTGGGACGGGTGACGACGCCGGGCACGGGCGCGCCCATGTTCGTTGCTTCCAGCACGGGCATGAGCGCGGCTCACAGGCAGGAGGCCATGCTGCGCAACGCCGTGTTGGGCGTGGCCGTGGCCAAGTCACTGGGCATATGCCGCCCCAGCCTTGGCGTGCTGAATCTTGACGCCGCCCCCCAGGTGCTGCGTGCCCTCACCCGCATGGTGGAAAAGGGCTATGCCCTGAACCTCGGGCAGAGCGCCAGAAGCGACGGCGGTTCCCTGCTGCGCGGCAACGACCTGCTGCGCGGCACCGTGGACGTGTGCGTGACGGATACGCTGACGGGCAATGTGCTCATGAAGCTTTTCAGCGCATTCACCTCCGGCGGTCTGTACGAGACCACAGGGTGGGGCTATGGCCCCTCCGCGGGCGAGGGCTGGAACAAGGTCGTCAGCATCGTGTCCCGCGCTTCGGGCGCACCGGTCATGGCCAATGCCCTGGCGTACACGGCGGCGGCCGTGCGCGGCAATCTGCCCCAGATGGTGGCGGAAGAACTGCGTCTGGCCAGGGCCGCCGGTCTTGACGACGAACTGGCGGCATTTGCCAAGACGGACGCGGCCCCGGCGGAAACCGTGCAGGCTCCGCCAGCCGAACCCACTGATGAAGAAATCCACGGCATTGACGTGCTGGACCTGGAACAGGCCGTGCGTTGCCTGTGGAAGGAAAAAATATACGCCGAAGCCGCCATGGGATGCACGGGCCCTGTCGTCAAACTGGCCTCCGCCAATGTTGACAAGGCGCGCACGCTGCTGGCGGCGGCAGGATACATCTAG